Proteins co-encoded in one Arachis hypogaea cultivar Tifrunner chromosome 13, arahy.Tifrunner.gnm2.J5K5, whole genome shotgun sequence genomic window:
- the LOC112735967 gene encoding DNA-directed RNA polymerases II, IV and V subunit 12-like — translation MDPQAEPVNYICGDYGIKNTLEHSNVIQCRECGYCILYKKCTRRIVQYEAR, via the exons ATGGATCCTCAGGCTGAGCCGGTGAATTACATTTGCGGTGATTATGGGATAAAGAACACACTGGAACATAGTAATGTCATCCAGTGCCGTGAGTGCGGTTATTGCATCCTTTACAAAAAGTGTACTCGTCG AATTGTCCAGTATGAAGCTCGCTGA